From a single Vibrio chagasii genomic region:
- a CDS encoding choline ABC transporter substrate-binding protein gives MTTLNMHNVTTKTLASLAISSFAFAANASVEPQQCENVRFADVGWTDITATTAVTTELLKGLGYTTKTDLLSVPVTYSSMANGDIDVFLGNWMPTMEGDIAKYREAGTVETVRANLEGAKYTLAVPKYVYDAGVKSFADLAKHADKFKDRIYGIEPGNDGNRLIQSMIDSDAFGLKDFSLVESSEAGMVSQVSRAARRSQWIVYLGWAPHPMNSNVEMEYLSGGDDFFGPNYGGANVYTNVRSNYLSECSNVGQLLQNLEFTLEMENQLMEDILNQNAKPEKAAQQWLNDNPQQVEAWLDNVKTHKGESATQAVTEYLKQVKA, from the coding sequence ATGACGACTCTAAACATGCACAACGTGACCACAAAAACGTTAGCCTCATTAGCGATTAGTTCATTTGCATTTGCAGCCAACGCTTCCGTTGAACCACAACAATGTGAAAACGTACGCTTTGCCGATGTTGGTTGGACTGACATTACCGCTACCACAGCTGTCACCACTGAACTTTTAAAAGGCCTAGGCTACACCACAAAAACCGACCTGCTTTCAGTACCTGTGACTTATTCTTCAATGGCTAACGGCGACATCGATGTGTTCCTAGGGAACTGGATGCCGACTATGGAAGGCGACATTGCTAAATACCGTGAAGCGGGCACTGTCGAAACGGTTCGTGCCAACCTAGAAGGTGCTAAGTACACGTTAGCGGTACCTAAATACGTTTATGACGCGGGGGTTAAAAGCTTCGCAGATTTAGCTAAGCACGCCGATAAATTCAAAGATCGTATCTACGGCATTGAGCCAGGTAATGATGGTAACCGTCTAATCCAATCGATGATTGACTCTGACGCATTCGGTCTAAAAGACTTCAGCCTAGTTGAATCAAGTGAAGCGGGCATGGTGTCGCAAGTATCACGAGCAGCACGCCGCAGCCAATGGATTGTTTACCTTGGTTGGGCACCGCACCCGATGAACAGCAACGTTGAGATGGAATACCTTTCTGGCGGTGATGACTTCTTCGGCCCGAATTACGGTGGTGCGAATGTTTACACCAATGTTCGTTCAAACTACCTATCTGAATGTTCAAACGTCGGTCAGCTTCTGCAAAACCTAGAGTTCACACTAGAGATGGAAAACCAATTGATGGAAGACATCCTCAACCAAAACGCAAAGCCTGAAAAAGCGGCGCAACAGTGGTTAAACGACAACCCACAGCAAGTTGAAGCTTGGTTAGATAACGTAAAAACTCATAAAGGTGAATCAGCAACTCAAGCGGTTACTGAGTACTTAAAGCAAGTAAAAGCGTAG
- the betA gene encoding choline dehydrogenase: MEQRYDYIIVGAGSAGCVLADRLTESGEHSVLLLEAGGTDKSIFIQMPTALSYPMNTEKYAWQFKTDQEPGLDGRELHCPRGKVLGGSSSINGMVYVRGHACDFDQWEEEGAAGWNYQACLPYFRRAESWNKGGDQYRGDNGPVGTCNGNDMTLNPLYQAFIDAGKDAGYPETQDYNGYQQEGFGTMHMTVDKGVRASTSNAYLRRALKRPNLTLKKGIVARKFLIEVQSDKSKKAVGVEFEKSGNIQTAMANKEVLSSAGSIGSVQLLQLSGIGPRAVLEKAGVEVKHELNGVGENLQDHLEVYFQYHCNEPITLNSKLGLVSKGMIGAEWILTRKGLGATNHFESCAFIRSRKGLKWPNIQYHFLPAAMRYDGQAAFDGHGFQVHVGPNKPESRGTVAITSADPHAKPQIQFNYISTEQDRQDWRDCIRLTREILSQPAMDFYRGEEIQPGSDVTSDEAIDEWVKQNVESAYHPSCGCKMGADDDPMAVLDEECRVRGIESLRVVDSSVFPTIPNGNLNAPTIMVAERASDLILGKPMLKEQDVPVWIAPEWQEKQRINKPVREA, encoded by the coding sequence ATGGAACAACGCTACGATTATATTATCGTCGGCGCGGGTTCGGCCGGCTGTGTGTTAGCGGATAGGCTAACGGAAAGCGGTGAACATAGCGTTTTATTACTGGAAGCTGGTGGCACGGATAAGAGCATTTTTATCCAGATGCCAACCGCGCTTTCTTACCCAATGAATACTGAAAAGTACGCTTGGCAATTTAAAACTGATCAGGAACCGGGTCTTGATGGGCGTGAATTGCACTGCCCACGTGGCAAGGTGTTAGGTGGCAGCTCATCAATCAATGGCATGGTTTACGTGCGTGGCCACGCGTGTGACTTCGACCAGTGGGAAGAAGAGGGTGCTGCCGGCTGGAATTACCAAGCGTGTTTGCCTTATTTCCGCCGCGCTGAATCGTGGAACAAAGGTGGCGACCAATACCGTGGTGACAATGGCCCAGTCGGCACATGTAACGGTAATGATATGACGCTAAACCCACTTTACCAAGCGTTCATTGATGCAGGTAAAGACGCCGGTTACCCAGAAACTCAAGACTACAACGGCTACCAGCAAGAAGGCTTCGGCACTATGCACATGACGGTAGATAAAGGTGTTAGAGCCTCAACCTCAAATGCTTATCTGCGTCGAGCATTGAAGCGCCCAAACCTTACGTTGAAAAAAGGCATCGTGGCGCGCAAGTTTTTGATCGAGGTTCAATCAGATAAAAGCAAGAAAGCAGTCGGAGTGGAATTTGAAAAGTCAGGCAATATCCAAACTGCTATGGCGAACAAAGAAGTGCTCTCTTCTGCGGGCTCTATCGGCTCTGTTCAACTACTGCAACTATCTGGAATTGGCCCAAGAGCGGTGCTTGAAAAGGCAGGCGTGGAAGTTAAACACGAGTTGAATGGTGTGGGTGAAAACCTTCAAGACCACCTAGAAGTCTACTTCCAATATCACTGTAACGAACCTATCACGCTTAACAGTAAGCTTGGCTTGGTGAGCAAAGGAATGATCGGTGCAGAGTGGATTCTTACTCGCAAAGGCTTAGGTGCGACCAATCACTTTGAGTCGTGCGCCTTCATTCGATCTCGCAAAGGATTGAAGTGGCCAAATATCCAATACCACTTCCTACCAGCAGCAATGCGTTATGACGGCCAAGCCGCCTTTGATGGTCATGGCTTCCAAGTACACGTTGGTCCTAATAAACCAGAAAGCCGCGGCACGGTTGCTATCACCTCAGCAGATCCGCATGCCAAACCTCAGATTCAATTCAACTACATTTCGACCGAGCAAGACCGCCAAGATTGGCGTGATTGTATTCGTCTAACGCGCGAAATTTTGTCGCAACCAGCAATGGATTTTTACCGTGGCGAAGAGATTCAGCCTGGCTCGGATGTGACTTCTGATGAAGCGATTGACGAATGGGTTAAGCAGAATGTTGAAAGTGCTTATCACCCATCATGTGGCTGCAAAATGGGTGCTGATGATGACCCAATGGCAGTGCTTGATGAAGAGTGCCGTGTTCGCGGCATCGAAAGCCTGCGTGTCGTTGACTCTTCTGTTTTCCCAACCATTCCAAACGGAAACTTAAATGCGCCAACCATCATGGTTGCAGAGCGCGCATCTGATCTGATTCTGGGTAAACCAATGCTCAAAGAACAAGACGTTCCTGTGTGGATAGCACCTGAATGGCAAGAGAAACAAAGAATCAACAAACCCGTCAGAGAAGCGTAA